From a region of the Pyxidicoccus xibeiensis genome:
- a CDS encoding ABC transporter permease, whose translation MSVRNTLRAMPTLLRVGFAEAVAYRAEMLIWVLSTTMPLVNMVLWMAVARGAPVGRFGQADFVGYFLATFAVRQLTSSWAAWLINWEVRQGTLAMRLLRPISPLWAYAAENVAGFPMRLIVAVPVMVLSVVLVGDKALPQQAWQWAFFVLAVLGGWAISFLANVTIGALSFFLGSSQKVMEVWLVLYFVCSGYMYPVELLPPTLRTVIDWLPFRYQIGLPVELMTGAHGWREALWLLGAQWAWVALLGVLMVVVWKQGVKRFAAFGG comes from the coding sequence ATGAGCGTCCGCAACACGCTGCGCGCCATGCCCACCCTGCTGCGCGTGGGCTTCGCCGAGGCGGTGGCCTACCGGGCGGAGATGCTCATCTGGGTGCTGTCCACCACCATGCCGCTGGTCAACATGGTGCTGTGGATGGCGGTGGCGCGGGGCGCGCCGGTGGGCCGCTTCGGCCAGGCGGACTTCGTGGGCTACTTCCTGGCCACCTTCGCGGTGCGCCAGCTCACCAGCTCCTGGGCCGCGTGGCTCATCAACTGGGAGGTGCGGCAGGGCACGCTGGCCATGCGCCTCTTGCGCCCCATCTCCCCGCTGTGGGCCTACGCGGCGGAGAACGTGGCGGGCTTCCCCATGCGCCTGATTGTCGCGGTGCCCGTCATGGTGCTCAGCGTGGTGCTGGTGGGGGACAAGGCCCTGCCGCAGCAGGCGTGGCAGTGGGCCTTCTTCGTCCTGGCGGTGCTGGGCGGGTGGGCCATCTCCTTCCTGGCCAACGTCACCATCGGCGCGCTCAGCTTCTTCCTGGGCAGCAGCCAGAAGGTGATGGAGGTGTGGCTGGTCCTCTACTTCGTCTGCTCCGGGTACATGTACCCGGTGGAGCTCTTGCCCCCCACGCTGCGCACCGTCATCGACTGGCTGCCCTTCCGCTACCAGATTGGCCTGCCGGTGGAGCTGATGACGGGCGCGCACGGCTGGCGCGAGGCGCTGTGGCTCCTGGGCGCGCAGTGGGCCTGGGTGGCCCTCCTGGGCGTGCTCATGGTTGTCGTGTGGAAGCAGGGCGTGAAGCGCTTCGCGGCGTTCGGAGGGTAG
- a CDS encoding ABC transporter permease: MVRRYLRLLGIQLKASGLLALQYRADFFTEGLTSLFWTFTALAPLFVVYGERPVVEGWGFGEALLVVGWFTLLQGILEGAINPSLTGVVEHIRKGTLDFVLLKPADAQFLVSTQRFLPWRAFNVLTGLGLFVYAFAQLGRGPSLPGLLSSVLLLCTSTLLLYSLWILTVSAAFFVVRVDNLTHLFTSIFDFARWPSSVFQGVAKGALTLVFTYVIPLALMTTFPAEAMLGRLAPASLVGAVVGSVAFAWVARRVWLRSIGHYTSASS, encoded by the coding sequence ATGGTGCGGCGCTACCTCAGACTGCTGGGCATCCAGCTCAAGGCGTCCGGCCTGCTGGCGCTCCAGTACCGGGCGGACTTCTTCACCGAGGGGCTGACGTCCCTCTTCTGGACCTTCACCGCGCTGGCGCCGCTGTTCGTCGTGTACGGCGAGCGGCCGGTGGTGGAGGGGTGGGGCTTCGGCGAGGCGCTGCTGGTGGTGGGCTGGTTCACGCTGCTGCAGGGCATCCTCGAGGGCGCCATCAACCCCAGCCTCACCGGCGTGGTGGAGCACATCCGCAAGGGCACGCTGGACTTCGTGCTGCTCAAGCCCGCGGACGCGCAGTTCCTGGTGTCGACCCAGCGCTTCCTGCCCTGGCGCGCCTTCAACGTGCTCACCGGCCTGGGGCTGTTCGTCTACGCCTTCGCGCAGCTGGGGCGCGGGCCGTCCCTGCCGGGGCTGCTGTCGTCGGTGCTGCTGCTGTGCACCAGCACGCTGCTGCTCTACTCGCTGTGGATATTGACGGTGAGCGCGGCCTTCTTCGTCGTGCGCGTGGACAACCTCACCCACCTCTTCACGTCCATCTTCGACTTCGCCCGCTGGCCGTCGTCCGTGTTCCAGGGCGTGGCGAAGGGCGCGCTGACGCTCGTCTTCACGTACGTCATCCCCCTGGCGCTGATGACCACCTTCCCCGCCGAAGCCATGCTGGGGCGTCTTGCCCCCGCGTCCCTCGTCGGCGCGGTGGTGGGCTCGGTGGCCTTCGCCTGGGTGGCGCGGCGCGTGTGGCTGCGCTCCATCGGCCACTACACCTCCGCCAGCAGCTAG
- a CDS encoding small ribosomal subunit Rsm22 family protein: protein MSNAYSKDLERWMPRLIAVWRASRGRGEGPETRLTPQEVKEVAAGVRQLSLGLTRERQLAGARYMDDPRLLGAYLLFYWPVSYAQARQVLGELPSRPRQVLDLGSGPGPVAFAAMDAGAGEVTAADRSKAALNLARSLATEAGEALATRDWDPTKKGAALPDGNFDLITMGHVINELYGTGESATAPRAALLEAALAKVKKGGSLLVMEPALRETSRGLLHVRDAMVERGYAVRAPCMYRGACPALVKETDWCHAERPWPMPKVVEELARAASLHKEALKMSYLVLAPKGEAWPELPPGRLFRIVSEPLEGKGRKRYIGCGPEGRLGLAMQERHQNERNERFLQLNRGDVISVTETEPKGDGLALDDRTEVRMVAPAGKGVPPPPPPSKEDAPAGPGTSPSPGTPS, encoded by the coding sequence ATGAGCAACGCGTACAGCAAGGACCTGGAGCGGTGGATGCCGAGGCTCATCGCCGTGTGGCGCGCCTCGCGCGGCAGGGGCGAAGGGCCGGAGACGCGCCTCACCCCCCAGGAGGTGAAGGAGGTGGCCGCAGGCGTCCGGCAGCTGTCCCTGGGCCTCACCCGGGAGCGGCAGCTGGCCGGCGCGCGCTACATGGACGACCCGCGCCTGCTCGGCGCCTACCTGCTCTTCTACTGGCCGGTGTCCTATGCCCAGGCCCGGCAGGTGCTGGGTGAGCTGCCGAGCCGCCCCCGGCAGGTGCTGGACCTGGGCAGCGGCCCGGGCCCGGTGGCCTTCGCCGCCATGGACGCGGGCGCGGGCGAGGTGACGGCGGCGGACCGCAGCAAGGCCGCCCTCAACCTGGCGCGCAGCCTGGCCACGGAGGCCGGCGAGGCGCTGGCCACCCGGGACTGGGACCCGACGAAGAAGGGCGCGGCGCTGCCGGACGGAAACTTCGACCTCATCACGATGGGCCACGTCATCAACGAGCTGTACGGCACGGGCGAGTCCGCCACGGCCCCGCGCGCGGCGCTGCTGGAGGCGGCGCTGGCGAAGGTGAAGAAGGGCGGCAGCCTGCTGGTGATGGAGCCCGCGCTGCGCGAGACGAGCCGGGGCCTGCTGCACGTGCGCGACGCCATGGTGGAGCGCGGCTACGCGGTGCGCGCGCCGTGCATGTACCGGGGCGCCTGCCCCGCGCTGGTGAAGGAGACGGACTGGTGCCACGCCGAGCGGCCCTGGCCCATGCCCAAGGTGGTGGAGGAGCTGGCGCGCGCGGCGAGCCTCCACAAGGAAGCGCTGAAGATGAGCTACCTGGTGCTGGCGCCCAAGGGCGAGGCGTGGCCGGAGCTCCCGCCGGGGCGGCTGTTCCGCATCGTCTCCGAGCCGCTGGAGGGCAAGGGGCGCAAGCGCTACATCGGCTGCGGCCCGGAGGGCCGCCTGGGCCTGGCGATGCAGGAGCGGCACCAGAACGAGCGCAACGAGCGCTTCCTGCAGCTCAACCGGGGGGACGTCATCTCCGTGACGGAGACGGAGCCCAAGGGTGACGGGCTCGCGCTGGACGACCGCACCGAGGTGCGGATGGTGGCGCCCGCCGGGAAGGGCGTGCCCCCGCCTCCGCCGCCCTCGAAGGAGGACGCGCCGGCAGGCCCGGGAACCAGCCCGAGCCCGGGCACGCCCTCCTGA
- a CDS encoding kelch repeat-containing protein translates to MNAPVGFGRLAALVLTLAMAGCSHEDFADELNVESHAVALGSGSSWSSAGSMAAQRADHAAVLLRSGAVLVTGGQSSQGAELYDVKLGRWSSAGAMVVARQRHTATLLPSGKVLVVGGDFGAATTGTAELYDPATGVWASTGSLDRLRSGHTATLLPSGKVLVVGGDSGAGVGLATARLYDAATGAWTETGAMATARVGHTATLLPSGKVLVTGGRNGPQGSFLRTAELYDPATGLWAPARVMGSVRSGHSATLLLSGKVLVAGGMNGINATRGSELYDPATDAWTPTSNLLPSERALHTATLLHSGEVLVAGGTDGSDPYLETAVLYDPPSDRWFAKPSMSMSRLGHTATLLNTGEVLVAGGSPDGGVQRSSSTERYMPTAPPWAPADSLDAPRYHHTTTVLESGVVLAAGGTATGTAALTSVERYDAHVGNWVAAGSLATARFLHTATELPSLNGAPRKVLVVGGQGSSSLFHATSEVYDPATSQSTLTTSGLATPRSRHTATLLPTGQVLVVGGRSGSSFSSILATAELYDPSSSVTPWRAAPSMSRRRLYHTATLLPSGQVLVVGGTTPEGDTNTVELFDPVRNEWVGKRAMSVTRYGHTAVLLSSGRVLVAGGWGARGALSSAEVYDPATDTWTSVAPMSITRYVPMAVPLANNRVLVLGGDGGSGVGLLDTAEVFDLNTGMWTSAGALPAAVSNAGVAQLPGTGAGAHVLVTGGLGASGSLATTELYTPAP, encoded by the coding sequence ATGAATGCACCTGTTGGGTTCGGCCGCCTGGCCGCGCTCGTGCTGACGCTCGCCATGGCGGGATGCTCACACGAGGATTTTGCAGATGAGTTGAATGTCGAGTCCCACGCAGTGGCGCTGGGCTCGGGCTCCAGTTGGTCGAGCGCGGGGAGCATGGCGGCCCAGCGCGCGGACCATGCGGCGGTGCTGCTGCGCTCGGGCGCGGTGCTGGTGACGGGCGGTCAGTCCTCCCAGGGCGCGGAGCTGTACGACGTGAAGCTGGGGCGCTGGTCCAGCGCGGGCGCCATGGTCGTCGCGCGCCAGCGCCACACCGCGACGCTGCTGCCCTCCGGCAAGGTGCTCGTCGTCGGCGGCGACTTCGGCGCGGCCACCACCGGCACGGCGGAGCTGTATGACCCGGCCACCGGAGTGTGGGCCTCCACCGGCAGCCTGGACCGGCTGCGCTCCGGCCACACCGCGACGCTGCTGCCTTCCGGGAAGGTGCTGGTGGTGGGCGGCGACAGTGGAGCGGGCGTGGGGCTGGCGACGGCCCGGCTCTACGACGCGGCCACCGGGGCGTGGACGGAGACGGGCGCCATGGCCACGGCGCGCGTCGGCCACACCGCGACGCTGCTGCCTTCCGGGAAGGTGCTGGTGACGGGCGGCCGCAATGGCCCGCAGGGCAGCTTCCTGCGGACCGCGGAGCTGTATGACCCGGCCACGGGGCTGTGGGCTCCCGCGCGTGTCATGGGCAGCGTGCGCTCCGGCCACTCGGCCACGCTGCTGCTGTCCGGCAAGGTGCTGGTGGCCGGCGGCATGAATGGCATCAACGCGACGCGCGGCTCGGAGCTGTATGACCCGGCCACGGACGCGTGGACCCCCACCTCCAACCTGCTTCCCAGCGAGCGGGCGCTGCACACCGCCACGCTGCTGCACTCGGGCGAGGTGCTCGTCGCCGGTGGCACCGACGGCAGCGACCCGTACCTCGAGACGGCGGTGCTGTATGACCCGCCGAGCGACAGGTGGTTCGCCAAGCCGTCCATGAGCATGAGCCGGCTGGGCCACACCGCCACGCTGCTGAACACGGGCGAGGTGCTCGTCGCGGGTGGCAGCCCGGATGGCGGCGTGCAGCGCTCCAGCTCGACCGAGCGCTACATGCCCACCGCGCCGCCGTGGGCGCCCGCGGACTCCCTGGATGCACCGCGCTACCACCACACCACGACGGTGCTCGAGTCCGGCGTGGTGCTGGCGGCCGGTGGCACCGCCACCGGCACCGCCGCGCTCACGTCCGTCGAGCGCTACGACGCGCACGTGGGCAACTGGGTGGCGGCGGGCTCGCTCGCCACGGCCCGCTTCCTCCACACGGCCACCGAGCTGCCGTCCCTCAATGGGGCCCCGCGCAAGGTGCTGGTGGTGGGGGGCCAGGGCAGCTCCTCCCTCTTCCACGCCACGTCGGAGGTGTATGACCCGGCCACCAGCCAGTCGACCCTGACGACGAGCGGGCTGGCCACGCCGCGCTCGCGCCACACCGCCACGCTGCTGCCCACGGGACAGGTGCTGGTGGTGGGCGGACGGAGCGGCAGCAGCTTCAGCAGCATCCTCGCCACCGCCGAGCTGTATGACCCGAGCTCGAGCGTCACCCCGTGGCGCGCCGCTCCGTCCATGAGCCGGCGCCGCCTGTACCACACGGCCACGCTGCTGCCGTCCGGGCAGGTACTGGTGGTGGGCGGCACCACCCCGGAGGGGGACACCAACACGGTGGAGCTGTTCGACCCTGTCCGGAACGAGTGGGTCGGAAAGCGGGCCATGTCCGTCACCCGCTACGGGCACACGGCGGTGCTGCTGTCCTCGGGCCGCGTGCTGGTGGCGGGCGGCTGGGGCGCGCGCGGCGCGCTCTCCAGCGCCGAGGTCTATGACCCGGCCACCGACACGTGGACCTCCGTGGCCCCCATGTCCATCACCCGCTACGTGCCCATGGCCGTGCCGCTGGCCAACAACCGCGTGCTGGTGCTGGGCGGGGATGGTGGCAGTGGCGTCGGCCTGCTGGACACCGCCGAGGTGTTCGACCTGAACACCGGCATGTGGACCTCCGCGGGAGCGCTGCCCGCCGCCGTGTCGAACGCGGGCGTGGCGCAGCTGCCCGGCACGGGCGCCGGCGCGCACGTGCTCGTCACCGGCGGCCTGGGTGCCAGCGGCTCCCTGGCCACCACGGAGCTGTACACCCCCGCGCCCTGA
- a CDS encoding ABC transporter ATP-binding protein, with protein sequence MISVHGLRKHYKVHKRPPGLKAALRSLVHRSYTTVKAVDGISFDIRPGERVGFLGPNGAGKTTTLKVLAGLLHPSEGEVSVDGHTPRLREEAFLKKIMLVMGQKQQLLWDLPPAETFELNRAIYDVPAAQYKQTMDELVGLLEIGDLISKPTRQLSLGERMKCELAAALIHRPRVLFLDEPTIGLDVSMQATMRTFIKDYNEKYGATLILTSHYMDDVAALCPRVIVIDKGLLSYDGSLDALVQRVRPEKRVVLRLAGVVDAARLAPLGKVVKHEAGTAVLQLRQEDVNATISRALAELPVTDLTVENAPLEEVMSELFAETKARRASVAAVDALQKESVPA encoded by the coding sequence ATGATTTCCGTCCACGGACTGCGCAAGCACTACAAAGTCCACAAGCGCCCGCCGGGCCTCAAGGCGGCCCTTCGCTCGCTCGTCCACCGCAGCTACACCACGGTCAAGGCCGTGGATGGCATCTCTTTCGACATCCGCCCCGGCGAGCGCGTGGGCTTCCTGGGCCCCAACGGCGCCGGCAAGACGACGACGCTCAAGGTCCTCGCCGGGCTCCTGCACCCCTCGGAAGGGGAGGTGTCGGTGGATGGCCACACGCCGCGCCTGCGGGAGGAGGCCTTCCTCAAGAAGATCATGCTGGTCATGGGGCAGAAGCAGCAGCTCCTGTGGGATTTGCCGCCGGCGGAGACGTTCGAGCTCAACCGGGCCATCTACGACGTGCCCGCCGCCCAGTACAAGCAGACGATGGACGAGCTGGTGGGGCTGCTGGAGATTGGCGACCTCATCTCCAAGCCCACCCGGCAGCTGTCGCTGGGCGAGCGGATGAAGTGCGAGCTGGCCGCGGCCCTCATCCACCGGCCCCGCGTGCTGTTCCTGGACGAGCCCACCATCGGCCTGGACGTGTCCATGCAGGCCACCATGCGGACGTTCATCAAGGACTACAACGAGAAGTACGGCGCCACGCTCATCCTCACCAGCCACTACATGGACGACGTGGCGGCGCTGTGCCCCCGGGTCATCGTCATCGACAAGGGGCTGCTGTCCTATGACGGCAGCCTGGACGCGCTGGTGCAGCGGGTGCGGCCGGAGAAGCGCGTGGTGCTGCGACTGGCGGGCGTGGTGGACGCCGCGCGCCTGGCGCCCCTGGGCAAGGTGGTGAAGCACGAGGCGGGCACCGCGGTGCTGCAGCTGCGGCAGGAGGACGTCAACGCCACCATCTCCCGCGCGCTGGCGGAGCTGCCGGTGACGGACCTCACGGTGGAGAACGCGCCGCTGGAGGAGGTCATGAGCGAGCTGTTCGCGGAGACCAAGGCCCGGCGCGCGTCGGTGGCCGCCGTGGACGCGCTGCAGAAGGAGTCGGTGCCGGCATGA